One stretch of Streptomyces zhihengii DNA includes these proteins:
- a CDS encoding sulfite oxidase-like oxidoreductase produces the protein MSITPGFQGRSHRFEGRLPPGQYPTESFPVLSAGPTPHIRAEDWSFTVTTEGGGTHRWDWEEMMALPQEDVTVDIHCVTRWSKFDTAWRGVSLDAFLSGVESAADFAVVHGEGGYTTNMPLEDLQEGKAWLVHTYDGFDLSPEHGGPVRLLVPHLYFWKSAKWVNGLRLTLQDEPGFWESVGYHNYGDPWREQRAWSD, from the coding sequence ATGAGTATCACGCCAGGTTTCCAGGGCCGCAGCCACCGTTTCGAGGGGCGGCTTCCGCCGGGACAGTATCCGACCGAGTCGTTCCCCGTTCTGTCGGCCGGGCCCACGCCCCATATCCGTGCCGAGGACTGGTCTTTCACCGTCACCACGGAGGGCGGGGGGACCCACCGCTGGGACTGGGAAGAGATGATGGCGCTCCCGCAGGAGGACGTCACCGTCGATATCCACTGCGTGACGCGGTGGTCGAAGTTCGACACCGCCTGGCGCGGTGTCTCCCTCGACGCGTTCCTTTCCGGTGTGGAGAGCGCGGCGGACTTCGCGGTCGTACACGGCGAGGGCGGCTACACCACCAATATGCCGCTCGAGGACCTCCAGGAAGGCAAGGCGTGGCTCGTCCACACCTATGACGGCTTCGATCTGTCGCCCGAGCATGGTGGCCCTGTCCGGCTCCTGGTCCCGCATCTGTACTTCTGGAAATCTGCGAAGTGGGTCAACGGGCTCCGCCTGACTCTCCAGGACGAGCCCGGCTTCTGGGAGTCGGTGGGATATCACAACTACGGCGATCCCTGGCGCGAGCAACGAGCGTGGAGCGACTGA
- a CDS encoding ArsO family NAD(P)H-dependent flavin-containing monooxygenase, which translates to MTQHADVVVVGGGQAGLAAGYHLRRQSLDFVILDAEAAPGGSWQHMWDSLHLFSPAEHSSLPGRLMPAQPGGTYPGAGHVVDYLADYEKRYDLPVAHGTRVHAVRRDADRLLVEADSGSWRARAVVSATGTWSRPFLPAVPGLSVFTGRQLHTVNYRCPADFAGQRVIVVGGGNSGAQIAADLALDGRVEVTWVTQREPRFLADDIDGRALFDVATARRRALDAGHTDTGGVASLGDIVAVPPVRAARGAGLLTAKPMFAQLTAAGVRWADGSRSDADAVIWCTGFRPALSHLAPLNLRGPRGHITTDGTRALGEPRLHLLGYGDWTGPASATLIGVGRTARDAARAIAQLP; encoded by the coding sequence GTGACACAGCACGCGGATGTGGTGGTGGTCGGCGGCGGCCAGGCAGGGCTCGCCGCCGGCTACCACCTGCGCCGCCAGAGCCTCGACTTCGTGATCCTGGACGCGGAGGCGGCGCCGGGCGGGTCCTGGCAGCACATGTGGGACTCCCTGCACCTGTTCTCCCCCGCGGAGCACTCCTCGCTGCCCGGCCGCCTCATGCCCGCCCAGCCGGGCGGGACGTATCCGGGCGCCGGGCACGTGGTGGACTACCTCGCCGACTACGAGAAGCGCTACGACCTGCCCGTGGCGCACGGCACCCGCGTGCACGCCGTACGCCGTGACGCGGACCGGCTCCTGGTCGAGGCGGACTCTGGCAGCTGGCGGGCACGTGCGGTCGTCAGCGCAACCGGCACCTGGTCGCGGCCGTTCCTGCCCGCCGTCCCAGGCCTTAGCGTCTTCACCGGCCGGCAGCTGCACACGGTGAACTACCGCTGTCCGGCCGACTTCGCCGGGCAGCGCGTGATCGTGGTCGGCGGCGGGAACTCCGGCGCGCAGATCGCCGCCGACCTCGCCCTGGACGGCCGTGTCGAGGTGACGTGGGTGACCCAGCGCGAGCCGCGGTTCCTGGCCGATGACATCGACGGCCGGGCCCTGTTCGATGTCGCCACCGCCCGCCGCCGCGCCCTGGACGCCGGCCACACCGACACCGGCGGGGTCGCCTCCCTCGGCGACATCGTGGCCGTGCCGCCCGTCCGCGCAGCCCGCGGCGCCGGGCTCCTGACCGCGAAGCCGATGTTCGCCCAGCTCACGGCAGCCGGTGTCCGGTGGGCCGACGGCAGCCGGAGCGACGCGGACGCGGTGATCTGGTGCACCGGTTTCCGCCCGGCCCTGTCCCACCTTGCCCCGCTGAACCTGCGGGGTCCGCGCGGACACATCACCACCGACGGCACGCGGGCGCTGGGTGAGCCGCGGCTGCACCTGCTCGGCTACGGCGACTGGACCGGCCCGGCCTCGGCCACTCTCATCGGCGTCGGCCGCACCGCCCGCGACGCCGCCCGCGCCATCGCACAGCTGCCCTGA
- a CDS encoding GNAT family N-acetyltransferase, which produces MGSGSASAVIVPLLPEHAGQVLAVYQAGIDEGNATFETVAPTWEAFDAAKLPEHRFAAVDADGTLLGWVAASRVSDRCAYAGVVEHSVYVHPAARGRGVASALLKALVDSTERAGIWTIQSGIFPENTASLAVHQRAGFRVIGTRERIGRHHGLWRDVVLVERRSPAIT; this is translated from the coding sequence GTGGGGAGCGGATCTGCGAGCGCGGTGATCGTGCCGCTGCTGCCGGAGCACGCGGGGCAGGTGCTGGCCGTCTACCAGGCCGGGATCGACGAGGGGAACGCCACCTTCGAGACCGTCGCGCCCACCTGGGAAGCATTCGACGCGGCGAAGCTGCCCGAGCACCGCTTCGCCGCCGTCGACGCCGACGGGACTTTGCTGGGCTGGGTGGCTGCGAGCCGGGTCTCCGACCGGTGCGCCTACGCGGGCGTGGTCGAGCACTCCGTCTACGTCCACCCGGCCGCCCGGGGCCGCGGCGTCGCCTCCGCCCTGCTGAAGGCGCTGGTGGATTCCACGGAACGGGCCGGGATCTGGACGATCCAGTCGGGGATCTTCCCCGAGAACACCGCCAGCCTCGCCGTGCACCAGCGGGCCGGCTTCCGTGTCATCGGTACGCGGGAGCGCATCGGGCGCCATCACGGCCTCTGGCGCGACGTCGTCCTCGTCGAGCGCCGCAGCCCCGCCATCACCTGA
- a CDS encoding flavin-containing monooxygenase, giving the protein MEPIDVAVIGGGQSGLATAHALLRRGLRLVVLEASDRAAGSWPHYYDSLTLFSPARYSSLPGMPFPGADRDRYPHRGEVVAYLTACADRLDAEIRTGCRVTAVRRTGDVFAVELEGGGRLSARAAVAASGTFGHPHRPALPGLREFTGQVLHAADYRSQAPFSGRRVVVVGAGNSAVQIAAELTEATRVTLATRAPVKFVPQRILGRDLHFWTARTGLDTAPLGRLLLRPPAQPVLDDGRYRAALAAGRPDRRAVFTGADGAELVWSDGQREEVDAIVLATGYRPDLPYLAGLDGALDADGNRRHREGLATGVPGLAFVGLEWQRSLSSNSLRGVGRDARRIARHLAAHLARR; this is encoded by the coding sequence ATGGAGCCCATCGATGTTGCTGTGATCGGCGGCGGCCAGTCCGGCCTCGCCACCGCCCATGCGCTGCTCCGGCGCGGGCTGCGGCTGGTGGTGCTGGAGGCGTCCGACCGGGCGGCCGGGTCGTGGCCGCACTACTACGACAGCCTCACGCTGTTCTCGCCGGCCCGGTACAGCTCCCTGCCCGGGATGCCGTTCCCCGGCGCGGACCGGGACCGCTACCCCCACCGGGGCGAGGTCGTCGCCTACCTCACCGCCTGCGCCGACCGCCTGGACGCCGAGATCCGCACCGGCTGCCGCGTCACCGCGGTCCGCCGCACCGGGGATGTCTTCGCAGTGGAGCTGGAAGGCGGCGGCCGGCTTTCCGCGCGAGCCGCCGTGGCGGCCTCCGGGACGTTCGGACACCCGCACCGCCCCGCGCTGCCGGGCCTTCGGGAGTTCACCGGGCAGGTGCTGCACGCCGCCGACTACCGCAGCCAGGCCCCCTTCTCCGGCCGCCGGGTGGTGGTGGTCGGGGCCGGGAACTCCGCGGTGCAGATCGCCGCCGAGCTCACCGAGGCGACACGGGTCACGCTCGCCACCCGCGCCCCGGTGAAGTTCGTGCCCCAGCGCATCCTCGGTCGCGACCTGCACTTCTGGACGGCCCGCACCGGCCTGGACACCGCACCTCTCGGCCGCCTCCTGCTACGCCCGCCGGCGCAGCCGGTCCTCGATGACGGCCGCTACCGGGCCGCCCTGGCCGCAGGCCGGCCGGACCGGCGGGCGGTGTTCACCGGCGCCGACGGGGCCGAGCTCGTCTGGTCGGACGGGCAGCGGGAGGAGGTCGACGCGATCGTGCTCGCCACCGGCTACCGCCCAGACCTGCCCTACCTCGCCGGCCTCGACGGCGCTCTCGACGCCGACGGGAATCGCCGGCACCGCGAGGGCCTCGCCACCGGTGTGCCGGGGCTGGCGTTCGTCGGGCTGGAGTGGCAGCGCAGCCTGTCGTCGAACTCGCTGCGCGGCGTCGGACGGGACGCACGGCGGATCGCCCGGCACCTGGCCGCCCACCTCGCGCGCCGGTGA
- a CDS encoding alpha/beta fold hydrolase — MPVCTTRDGVEIFYKDWGQGRPVVFIHGWPLNGDAWQDQLKAVADAGYRGIAHDRRGHGRSTPVWDGYDFDTFADDLNDLITQLDLRDVTLVAHSMGGGELARYIGRHGTDRIRSAVLLSAIPPLMLQGPNNPEGVPQSVFDDIKKGILTERSQFWKDTAVGFHSANREGNKVTQGNKDAFWQMAMAETIEGGVACVDAFAATDFHEDLKKFDVPTLVVHGDDDQVVPIDATGRKTAKLVKDATFKVYEGGSHGIALVPGDKEKFNKDLLDFLKN, encoded by the coding sequence ATCCCCGTATGCACGACGCGTGACGGTGTCGAGATCTTCTACAAGGACTGGGGTCAGGGACGGCCTGTGGTCTTCATCCACGGCTGGCCGCTGAACGGCGACGCCTGGCAGGACCAGCTGAAGGCCGTCGCGGACGCCGGGTACCGCGGCATCGCGCACGACCGTCGGGGCCACGGCCGGTCTACTCCCGTGTGGGACGGCTACGACTTCGACACCTTCGCCGACGACCTCAACGACCTGATCACCCAGCTCGACCTGCGGGACGTCACGTTGGTGGCGCACTCCATGGGCGGCGGTGAGCTGGCCCGCTACATCGGCCGTCACGGCACCGACCGGATCAGGTCCGCCGTCCTGCTCTCCGCGATCCCGCCGCTGATGCTCCAGGGCCCGAACAACCCGGAGGGCGTCCCGCAGAGCGTGTTCGATGACATCAAGAAGGGCATCCTGACGGAACGTTCCCAGTTCTGGAAGGACACTGCGGTGGGGTTCCACTCCGCCAACCGCGAGGGCAACAAGGTCACTCAGGGCAACAAGGACGCCTTCTGGCAGATGGCCATGGCCGAGACCATCGAAGGCGGAGTCGCCTGTGTCGACGCCTTCGCCGCGACGGACTTCCATGAGGATCTGAAGAAGTTCGACGTCCCGACCCTCGTCGTGCACGGTGACGACGATCAGGTCGTCCCGATCGACGCCACCGGCCGCAAGACCGCGAAGCTGGTGAAGGACGCCACCTTCAAGGTCTATGAGGGCGGCTCGCACGGCATCGCGCTGGTGCCAGGCGACAAGGAGAAGTTCAACAAGGACCTCCTGGACTTCCTCAAGAACTGA
- the arsB gene encoding ACR3 family arsenite efflux transporter yields the protein MTSTEPTTASAPAGGGDASIVKKLSTLDRYLAVWILLAMGVGLGLGRLIPGLGDALSKVEVGGISLPIAIGLLVMMYPVLAKVRYDRLDSVTGDKKLMVSSLVVNWVVGPAVMFALAWIFLPDLPEYRTGLIIVGLARCIAMVIIWNDLACGDREAAAVLVALNSVFQVIAFSLLGWFYLDLLPQWLGLGNGQGLDVPVWHVALNVIVFLGIPLVAGFLTRRIGEKKLGRERYESNFLPKIGPWALYGLLFTIVILFALQGDAITSKPLDVVRIALPLLVYFAVLFFGSFLLGKAIGLTYERTTTLAFTAAGNNFELAIAVAIATFGVTSGQALAGVVGPLIEVPVLIGLVYVALAWRSKFAPDRVTTAP from the coding sequence GTGACTTCCACCGAGCCCACCACCGCCTCCGCCCCGGCGGGCGGCGGGGACGCCTCGATCGTCAAGAAGCTTTCCACCCTCGACCGGTATCTCGCCGTGTGGATCCTGCTCGCCATGGGCGTCGGGCTCGGCCTGGGCCGGTTGATCCCGGGTCTGGGCGACGCGCTGTCGAAGGTCGAGGTTGGCGGCATCTCGCTGCCGATCGCGATCGGTCTGCTCGTGATGATGTATCCGGTGCTCGCCAAGGTCCGCTACGACCGGCTCGACTCGGTCACCGGCGACAAGAAGCTGATGGTCTCGTCGCTGGTCGTCAACTGGGTCGTCGGCCCGGCCGTGATGTTCGCGCTGGCCTGGATCTTCCTGCCGGACCTGCCCGAGTACCGCACCGGCCTGATCATCGTCGGGCTGGCCCGCTGCATCGCCATGGTGATCATCTGGAACGACCTGGCCTGCGGCGACCGCGAGGCCGCCGCCGTCCTGGTCGCCCTCAACTCCGTCTTCCAGGTCATCGCCTTCAGCCTGCTCGGATGGTTCTACCTCGACCTGCTGCCGCAGTGGCTGGGCCTCGGCAACGGCCAGGGACTCGACGTGCCGGTCTGGCATGTCGCCCTGAACGTGATCGTCTTCCTCGGCATCCCGCTGGTCGCCGGATTCCTCACCCGCCGCATCGGCGAGAAGAAGCTGGGCCGCGAGCGCTACGAGTCCAACTTCCTGCCCAAGATCGGGCCGTGGGCGCTGTACGGGCTGCTCTTCACGATCGTCATCCTCTTCGCCCTCCAGGGCGACGCGATCACCTCGAAGCCGCTGGACGTCGTCCGGATCGCGCTTCCGCTGCTGGTCTACTTCGCGGTGCTGTTCTTCGGGAGCTTTCTGCTGGGCAAGGCCATCGGCTTGACCTACGAGCGCACCACCACGCTCGCCTTCACGGCCGCGGGCAACAACTTCGAGCTGGCCATCGCCGTTGCCATCGCGACGTTCGGCGTCACCTCCGGCCAGGCCCTGGCCGGGGTCGTCGGTCCGCTCATCGAGGTACCGGTCCTGATCGGCCTGGTCTACGTCGCGCTCGCCTGGCGCAGTAAGTTCGCCCCGGACAGGGTGACGACGGCTCCGTGA
- a CDS encoding NAD(P)-binding domain-containing protein, which translates to MNAPATTELPVLVIGAGPAGLAAAAHLLDQGIEPLVLEAGPTAGAAVRQWSHVRLFSTWGEVVDPAAEKLLAPTGWTRPDPATYPSGGDWAEQYLQPLADVLGDRVRTGATVTGVSRAGRDRIVDADRDAQPFVVHVTHADGAEERLFARAVIDASGTWTTPSPAGASGLAALGERAAADRITYRVPDMKDPAVRARYAGQRTAVIGSGASAFTALAYLADLAKSKDGAGTKGVWILRRGISGSTFGGGEADQLPARGALGLAAKAAVDEGHADAVTGFRTETIERADDGRLILIGEDGRRLDPVDEVIVLTGFRPNLSFLDELRLGLDERLQAPVELAPLIDPNQHSCGTVYPHGHRELSHPEQGIYLVGMKSYGRAPTFLAMTGYEQVRSVAAAIAGDLEDADRVELTLPETGVCGGAGLFDTADAQEGDGGGCCVPAPQLVRLGAPTAVGASAE; encoded by the coding sequence GTGAACGCGCCCGCCACCACCGAGCTGCCCGTCCTCGTGATCGGAGCCGGCCCCGCCGGACTGGCCGCCGCCGCCCACCTCCTCGACCAGGGCATCGAACCCCTGGTCCTGGAAGCCGGGCCCACCGCCGGCGCCGCGGTGCGCCAGTGGTCCCACGTGCGGCTGTTCTCCACCTGGGGCGAGGTCGTCGACCCGGCCGCCGAGAAGCTCCTGGCCCCCACCGGCTGGACGCGGCCCGACCCGGCCACCTACCCCTCCGGCGGCGACTGGGCCGAGCAGTACCTGCAGCCGCTGGCCGATGTCCTCGGCGACCGCGTGCGCACCGGCGCCACCGTCACCGGTGTCTCCCGGGCGGGCCGGGACCGGATCGTCGATGCCGACCGCGACGCCCAGCCCTTCGTCGTCCACGTGACCCACGCCGACGGAGCCGAGGAGCGGCTGTTTGCCCGCGCGGTCATCGACGCCTCCGGCACATGGACCACCCCCAGCCCCGCCGGCGCCAGCGGACTGGCCGCACTTGGCGAGCGCGCGGCCGCCGACCGCATCACCTACCGCGTCCCCGACATGAAGGATCCGGCCGTCCGGGCCCGGTACGCGGGCCAGCGCACCGCCGTCATCGGCTCCGGCGCCTCCGCCTTCACCGCCCTCGCCTACCTTGCCGACCTGGCCAAGTCCAAGGACGGCGCGGGGACGAAGGGCGTATGGATCCTGCGCCGCGGCATCTCCGGCTCCACCTTCGGCGGCGGCGAAGCCGACCAACTCCCCGCCCGCGGCGCCCTCGGCCTGGCGGCGAAGGCCGCCGTCGACGAGGGCCACGCGGACGCGGTCACGGGCTTTCGCACCGAGACGATCGAGCGGGCGGACGACGGCCGACTAATCCTCATCGGCGAGGACGGGCGCCGCCTGGACCCGGTGGACGAAGTGATCGTGCTGACCGGCTTCCGCCCCAACCTGTCCTTCCTCGACGAGCTCCGCCTCGGGCTCGACGAACGCCTCCAGGCCCCCGTCGAGCTGGCCCCGCTGATCGACCCCAACCAGCACTCCTGCGGCACCGTCTACCCCCACGGCCACCGCGAGCTGTCCCACCCCGAACAGGGCATCTACCTGGTCGGCATGAAGTCCTACGGCCGCGCCCCCACCTTCCTCGCCATGACCGGCTACGAACAGGTCCGCTCCGTCGCCGCCGCCATCGCCGGCGACCTCGAGGACGCCGACCGCGTCGAGCTCACCCTGCCCGAGACGGGAGTGTGCGGCGGAGCCGGGCTGTTCGACACCGCCGACGCTCAGGAGGGCGATGGTGGTGGCTGCTGCGTGCCCGCACCGCAACTCGTCCGGCTCGGCGCCCCCACCGCGGTCGGGGCGTCGGCCGAGTAG
- a CDS encoding FAD-binding oxidoreductase — MSAWRRARLVRRQEQSRTGRTLLFDVPQWPGHLAGQHVDVRLSADDGYQAIRSYSLAAPTEGDGIELGVQTVPGGEVSPYLARDLPVGADVEVRGPLGGWFVWRPEQRESVLLVAGGCGIVPLMAMIRAHRLERSTAPMRLVYSVRDPAQVWYRDELAGGAAGATVPRIVYTRRAPPGSSRPPGHISAHDLQTPEEAGASPALCFVCGPTGFVEHAAEVLTGIGHDPSRIRTERFG, encoded by the coding sequence ATGAGCGCGTGGCGCAGGGCCCGCCTCGTCAGGCGGCAGGAGCAGTCACGAACGGGCCGGACGCTCCTGTTCGACGTTCCCCAGTGGCCCGGTCACCTCGCCGGCCAGCACGTGGACGTACGGCTGAGCGCGGACGACGGCTATCAGGCCATACGCAGTTATTCCCTGGCCGCGCCGACCGAGGGGGACGGGATAGAGCTGGGTGTGCAGACCGTGCCCGGCGGCGAGGTCTCCCCCTATCTTGCGCGGGACCTGCCGGTGGGTGCCGATGTCGAGGTGCGGGGACCGCTGGGCGGGTGGTTCGTATGGCGACCCGAGCAGAGGGAGTCGGTCCTTCTCGTGGCGGGGGGCTGCGGCATCGTGCCGCTGATGGCCATGATCCGGGCCCACCGGCTGGAGCGGTCGACCGCCCCGATGCGGCTGGTCTACTCGGTCCGCGATCCAGCCCAGGTCTGGTACCGGGACGAACTCGCGGGCGGTGCCGCTGGTGCCACCGTCCCCCGGATCGTCTATACGCGACGCGCGCCACCGGGCTCGTCCCGGCCGCCCGGGCACATCAGCGCCCACGACCTGCAGACGCCCGAGGAGGCCGGGGCAAGTCCGGCACTGTGCTTCGTCTGCGGCCCCACCGGATTCGTGGAGCACGCCGCCGAGGTCCTGACGGGCATCGGCCACGACCCCAGCCGCATCCGCACGGAACGATTCGGCTGA
- a CDS encoding arsenate reductase ArsC, with protein sequence MADEPSVLFVCVHNAGRSQMAAAWLTHLAGDRVEVRSAGSNPGDKVNPAAVEAMAEVGIDISAQTPKILTIDAVKESDVCITMGCGDTCPVFPGKRYLDWKLDDPAGQGVEAVRPIRDEIKTLVEGLIAEIAPAKPEATA encoded by the coding sequence ATGGCCGACGAGCCGTCCGTCCTGTTCGTCTGCGTCCACAACGCCGGCCGCTCCCAGATGGCCGCCGCGTGGCTGACCCACCTGGCCGGCGACCGCGTCGAGGTCCGCTCCGCCGGCTCCAACCCGGGCGACAAGGTCAACCCGGCCGCCGTCGAGGCCATGGCCGAAGTCGGCATCGACATCTCCGCCCAGACGCCGAAGATCCTCACCATCGACGCGGTGAAGGAGTCGGACGTGTGCATCACCATGGGCTGCGGCGACACCTGCCCCGTCTTCCCCGGCAAGCGCTACCTCGACTGGAAGCTCGACGACCCGGCCGGCCAGGGCGTCGAAGCCGTGCGCCCGATCCGCGACGAGATCAAGACCCTCGTCGAGGGCCTGATCGCCGAGATCGCCCCGGCGAAGCCGGAGGCGACGGCGTGA
- a CDS encoding DUF6510 family protein, producing MASPSHRDGNALAGPLSRVFSLDPTTAWRRCPHCGLAGSLAQLRVYGPEPGFTGRCPGCEAMAMRLVEQPGHLWLQMGDGAGAFRFPSR from the coding sequence ATGGCCTCTCCGTCCCACCGCGACGGCAACGCTCTCGCCGGACCACTTTCGCGGGTCTTCTCCCTGGACCCGACCACCGCATGGCGGCGCTGTCCGCACTGCGGCCTCGCAGGATCACTTGCCCAACTGCGCGTCTACGGACCGGAACCAGGTTTCACCGGGCGCTGCCCGGGCTGCGAGGCGATGGCGATGCGCCTGGTTGAGCAGCCGGGGCACCTCTGGCTTCAGATGGGCGACGGCGCAGGAGCCTTCCGCTTCCCCTCCCGCTGA
- a CDS encoding ATP-binding protein: MATSEPAFSAALDGKSGCIATARRLAADFLTRVQAVHGLPVSDRAMDLTQLIVSELVTNSCKYAPGPVMLGLRILGDLVEITVWDSEPVLPTPCAPDPTRVGQHGLEIVMAVTRAFEVRRQTVGKSVTARIALPDDPDGALTGRLPH; encoded by the coding sequence ATGGCCACCAGCGAGCCCGCTTTCAGCGCCGCCCTGGACGGGAAGTCGGGCTGCATCGCCACCGCCCGCCGTCTGGCCGCCGACTTCCTCACCCGGGTCCAGGCCGTGCACGGCCTGCCGGTGTCGGACCGGGCGATGGACCTCACCCAGCTGATCGTCAGCGAACTGGTCACCAACTCCTGCAAGTACGCACCGGGACCGGTGATGCTCGGGCTTCGGATCCTCGGCGACCTGGTCGAAATCACCGTCTGGGACAGCGAACCCGTCTTGCCGACACCGTGCGCCCCCGACCCCACCCGCGTCGGCCAGCACGGCCTGGAGATCGTGATGGCTGTCACCCGGGCCTTCGAGGTGCGACGCCAAACCGTCGGCAAGAGCGTCACCGCCCGCATCGCCCTCCCCGACGACCCGGACGGAGCCCTCACCGGACGCCTGCCCCACTAG
- a CDS encoding nucleoside triphosphate pyrophosphohydrolase has translation MDHYGGKRGKLVRDRIPQIIREGGAEPLTYIASSQEYRERLRDKLCEEAAEVREADDDRAPEELADVLEVVRALAADLGIDTDQLEKIREAKANERGGFSDRIVWTGIR, from the coding sequence GTGGACCACTACGGCGGCAAGCGCGGCAAGTTGGTGCGGGACCGTATTCCGCAGATCATCCGTGAGGGCGGGGCCGAGCCGCTCACCTACATCGCAAGTTCGCAGGAGTACCGCGAACGGCTCCGGGACAAGCTCTGCGAGGAGGCCGCCGAGGTTCGGGAGGCCGACGATGATAGGGCGCCGGAGGAACTAGCGGACGTGCTCGAGGTTGTGCGTGCGCTCGCTGCGGACCTGGGAATTGACACGGACCAGTTGGAGAAGATCCGCGAGGCCAAGGCGAATGAACGCGGCGGTTTCTCGGACCGCATCGTGTGGACCGGCATTCGCTAG
- a CDS encoding STAS domain-containing protein yields the protein MNITTDIHGTSATLTPHGDIDFQHLDQLRATLHRLPPAVTAVAWDLRDAHFVDVAGLHLLNTADAPARATSLTHLHPQPRRLLTIACELFPDADFDRYLPDAGAPHAA from the coding sequence ATGAACATCACCACCGACATCCACGGCACCAGCGCCACGTTAACGCCGCACGGCGACATCGACTTCCAGCACCTCGACCAGCTGCGCGCCACCCTGCACCGGCTCCCGCCCGCGGTGACCGCCGTCGCCTGGGACCTGCGCGACGCACACTTCGTCGACGTCGCCGGCCTCCACCTGCTCAACACCGCAGACGCCCCCGCACGCGCGACCAGCCTCACCCACCTGCACCCCCAGCCCCGCAGGCTGCTCACCATCGCCTGCGAACTCTTCCCCGACGCGGACTTCGACCGCTACCTCCCGGACGCCGGCGCACCGCACGCTGCCTGA
- a CDS encoding ArsR/SmtB family transcription factor, which yields MLTSVDPDVIRVLGDPLRLQIVTLLARETLCTTHLVEETGAKQTNLSNHMKVLREAGIVETEPCGRFTYYKLKPEVLAGLSEQFAALAASARTAAENKRACP from the coding sequence ATGCTGACTTCAGTCGATCCTGATGTGATCCGGGTGCTGGGCGATCCGCTCCGCCTTCAGATCGTGACCCTGCTGGCGCGCGAGACGCTCTGCACGACGCATCTGGTCGAGGAGACTGGAGCCAAGCAGACCAACCTGTCCAACCACATGAAGGTGCTGCGCGAGGCCGGGATCGTGGAGACCGAGCCGTGCGGCCGCTTCACGTACTACAAGCTCAAGCCCGAGGTCCTGGCCGGCCTGTCCGAGCAGTTCGCCGCACTCGCCGCCTCCGCCCGCACCGCCGCCGAGAACAAGAGGGCCTGCCCGTGA
- a CDS encoding ArsR/SmtB family transcription factor, translating into MSNTKVLPLLAPADAQGVVPCCPPLTERPMTAEEAETAARMFKALGDPVRLRLFSAVASHEGGEACVCDISDVGVSQPTVSHHLKKLKEAGLLTSERRATWVYYRVEPSVLAAMGKLLALPAAA; encoded by the coding sequence ATGTCGAACACGAAGGTGTTGCCGCTGCTCGCACCCGCCGACGCCCAGGGCGTGGTGCCGTGCTGCCCGCCGCTGACCGAGCGGCCGATGACCGCCGAGGAGGCCGAGACCGCCGCGCGGATGTTCAAGGCGCTCGGCGACCCGGTCCGCCTGCGTCTCTTCTCGGCCGTGGCCTCCCACGAGGGAGGCGAGGCGTGCGTGTGCGACATCTCCGACGTCGGCGTCTCCCAGCCCACCGTGTCCCACCACCTGAAGAAGCTCAAGGAGGCCGGGCTGCTCACCTCCGAGCGGCGTGCCACCTGGGTCTACTACCGCGTCGAGCCGTCCGTGCTGGCGGCGATGGGCAAGCTGCTGGCCCTGCCGGCCGCGGCCTGA